ATCGGCCGGTTGGATCTGATTTTGGAGTCCGAGGGGGACGCCACCAACCGTTACAAGCTGTCCAAGCAAGCGGACGTGCTGATGTTGCTGTATCTGCTGGGCGCAGACGGCCTGCGGGAACAGCTCGCGGAAATGGGGTACCACCTCACCCGTGACGACCTGCGGCGGACCCTGCAGTACTACAGTGGCCGCACCTCCCACGGGTCCACGCTCAGTCGGGTCGTGCACGCGTCGGTCTGGGCGGCATTCGATCCCGCGCATTCCTGGGACCTGTTCCGGGAAGCACTGGTGGCGGATCTGGACGATACGCAAGGCGGCACCACGCGGCACGGGGTTCATCTGGGTGCGATGGCTGGCACGGCGGACATCGTGGTGCGCTCCTTCGCGGGTTTGACCTTGAACGGCGGCGACCTCAGCTTCTCCCCGTCCCTCCCCGAGCACCTCACCGGAGTGAGCTTCACCATCCAACACCGCGGACATTGCCTCGCCGTCACCGTGACGCACACCCAGCTGGTCGTTCGCGCCGCACCCACCACCGCCGTCCCCGTCGGAGTGCGCATGGGTGCGATACGGCACGAACTGGCTGGTGACAGCACAGTCACCGCACCCTCCCCAACCGTTACCGAGAGAAAGGCAGAGCGATGAGCACAATCCGAGTCGCCATCAATGGCTACGGCGTGATCGGCAAGCGGGTCGCCGACGCAGTACGGCAACAGGAAGACATGCAGCTGGTCGGTGTGGCAGACATCGCCGCGGACTGGCGGATCTGGCCCGCTATCGAAAAAGGCATTGCCGTCTATGCCACGGCCCCCGACCGGCTGGCGGTCATGAAAGAGACGGGTCTAGCCCCTGCCGGATTGCTCGACGACCTACTTGACCAGGTGGATGTGGTCGTGGACTGCACTCCCAAGCACGTCGCCGCCGAAAACGTGAAGACCTACCGCACTCGGGGGGTGAAGTTCCTGGTCCAAGGCGGTGAGAAGCATGCGGTCACCGGGCACTCGTTCGTCGCCGAATCCTCCTACGCGGGCGCCGTCGGTCGGGATGCGACCCGTGTGGTGTCCTGCAACACCACCTCGATTGTGCGCACGCTCACCGCGCTGAAAACCGCCGGGCTGCTGCGGCGTGCTCGCGGTACTCTGCTGCGCCGCGCCACCGACCCCTGGGAAAGCGAACGCGGCGGCATCATGAACACCATCGTCCCCGAACCCCGCATCCCAAGCCACCAAGGTCCGGATGCGCGAAGCGTGGACCCAGACCTCGACGTGGTCACCATGGCGGTCAAGGTACCCACCACCATCGCCCACCTGCATTACTGGAGCGTCCAACTCACCCGACCGGCGGCTAAACAAGAGGTCGTCGCAGCCTTCCGCGCTTCCAACCGCATCGCGTTGATCAACACCGCGGATGGCCTCACCGCAACGAACGTTGTCAAAGAGCTCATGGGAGATCTGGGCCGGCCTCGCGACAGCTTGTATGAGGTTGCCGTGTGGGAGGACATGTTGACGGTGCAGGGCGATGAACTGTTCTACGCGTACATGGTCGACAACCAGGCGATCGTCATCCCCGACAACATCGACGCTATCCGCGCGTTGACAGGGCAAGTGCCCGACGCGAACGAGTCCATCTCACGGACCGACACCGCGCTGGGCCTGGGCGCGGGGTTTCGCTGACATGACACGGCAAGATCTGGTCCGTCTCGGTGCGAGCAAACAATCCGCCACGCGGCGGCCGGCTTGGCCAAAAGGCAGGCTGGGTGTCCTGATTGGCGCCGCTGTGTTGGCGCTGACCCTGAGTTCCTGCTCGGCCGGTGGCGGCCTGGAGGCCGCGCAGGCAGGGTCCGCTGGCACACAGGAGTTCGTTTCGGGTGACCTCCGCGTCCACGAGATTCCCCCGGCGGAGCGCCGGGAACCGGTCCGTTTCGCGGGCGTGACCGAACGCGGCGACGCCGTATCCAGCGACGATTTCGTCGATCAGGTGCTCGTAGTGAACTTCTGGTACGCGGCGTGCGGCCCGTGCATTGTGGAGGCCCCGCTGCTGGAAGAGGTGTGGCAGACGCACCAGGGCAACGATGTCGCATTCCTCGGCGTGAACATCTACGACCAACCCTCCACCGCCGAATCGTTCGCCGCGGACAACGGCGTGAGCTACCCGAGTGTTATCGACATCGTGGACAAGAGCGTCTCGCAGGCGTTCGCAGCGGTGACCCCCATCCAGGCGACACCGACAACCCTCGTGCTGGATCGGCAGGGCCGGGTTGCTGCCCGCATCATCGGCGAGCTACAGTCCGCGTCGATCCTGTCGGCCCTGGTGGCAGACGCGTTGCAGGAGACAACGTGAACATCGGCGCACTGATCGCCGACGGGGCGCTGTGGATCGCCGTTCCCCTGGCCGTGCTCGCAGGCCTGGTCTCGTTCGCCTCGCCCTGCATCCTCCCGCTCGTGCCCGGCTACCTCGGCTACCTGGGAGGTGCCGTCACGCCACAGCAGGAACGGATCTCCGCAACCGTGGATCCGGCTTCCCCTCATCGACCCGAGAACGGGCCCCGGGGCACGGCCGTCGCGGTCGAGGACGCGGTCGTGACTCGCTCTCGTCTGCTGCCAGGGGTGTTGCTGTTCATCGCCGGCTTCACGGCCGTGTTCATCACCGTGAACGTTATCGGCAGCTTCTTCGGCTCCTTCTTCCTCGAGTATGCGGACGTTCTCGCCCGCATCATGGGCGTGTTCGTCATTGCGCTCGGACTGGCGTTCCTCGGTTTCTTCCGGTTCACGCAGCACACCGTCCGGCCGCAGCTTCGTCAACGTATGGGGGTTCTCGGTGCGCCGCTGCTGGGCATCGCGCTGGGGATCGGCTGGACCCCATGCATCGGCCCCACGCTCGCAGCGATCTTCGCGGTTTCCTGGAACCTGGGCGACCCGGCCCGTGCCGCGGTCCTTGGCTTGGCCTACTCACTGGGACTGGGCATCCCGTTCGTTTTACTCGCCCTCGGTTTCGGATGGGCGACACGCTCGGTGGCGTTCGTGCGTCGCCACATCAGGGCAGTGCACACCTTCGGCGGCGCCATGCTGATCCTGCTGGGGCTGCTGATGGTGACCGGGCTGTGGACCGCCTTGATGTCGCAACTGCAGGGGGTGTTCCTCAGTGTCCCGCTCCCCATCTGACCTCCACGACCGCGATACTGCTCCGTTGCGTCCGGGTGACCACGCCGACGCGGTCGACGTGTTCCCGCAGATCACCCAACCGTCGTTGGGTCCGATCGGCTGGTTGCGGTGGGCATGGCGGCAACTGGCCAGCATGCGCACGGCCCTGGTCCTGCTGCTGCTTCTGGCTATCGCGGCCGTCCCAGGGTCACTCTTCCCGCAGCGCAGCGCCGACCCCAACGGTGTCATCCAATGGCGCACCGACAACCCGGACGCATTCCCCACGGTGGACGCACTGGGACTGTTCGACGTCTACACGTCACCGTGGTTTTCGGCCATCTACCTGCTGCTGTTCACCTCACTGATCGGGTGCATCATCCCGCGCACGTTGCATCATGCCAAGGCGCTGCGTGGCACTCCTCCACGCACTCCAGTGCGCCTCTCGCGGCTGGCTCATCACGATTCGCGGCAACTCACCATTGACGATGCGGGCCGCGCAGAGCAGGCGGCCGGTGAAGCGATCGGCGCTGCGGCCAAGCAGCTGCGCCGGAACGGGTACCGAGTCGCGCGCTACGACACGGGTCGCACATATTCGGTCTCGGCGGAGCGGGGCTACCTTCGTGAGACCGGCAACCTCGTTTTCCACGCGTCTCTGGTAGGGGTGCTGGTCGCCGTTGGGGTGGGCGGCGGGTTCGGTTACACCGGACAACGGGTGATTGTGGAGGGCACGACCTTTCTCAACGCCTTGGGAGATTATTCCTCTTTCAACCCGGGCCGCTTCGTCGACGGTTCCGACCTGACCCCGTATGCGGTCACGCTCGACGACTTTCAGGTCCGCTACCAGGCTGCCGGTGAACCGGGCGCGGGCCAAGCCGGGGACTTCGTCGCCGACCTCAGCGTCCGGGCTCCCGACGGCACCAACCAGCAGCAACAGGTGCGGGTGAATCATCCACTCCGAATCGGTGACGACAACATCTTCCTTCTCGGCAACGGGTACGCGCCCACCATCACCATCCGTAACCCGGATGGTGAGACTGTGTACCGCGAGTCCCAGCCGTTCCTGCCGCAGGACGCGACGATGACCTCGCTGGGGGTGGTGAAGGTCGCTGACGGGTTGCCCGAGCAGATCGGGCTGATCGGATTCCTGTATCCCACGCAGCAGGAACTGACCTCCGGTGCGTACACTTCTGTGTTCCCTGACCTGATCTATCCCGTCGTCACCTTCAACGTGTTCGTGGGAAGCCTTGGTATCGATGATGGGACTCCCCGGTCGGTGTACACGCTGGAAGTCGGGGAGATGACGCAGCTGACCGGCGGTGACACGGGCGTGGACTCGATCGAGTTGCGTCCGGGGGAGACGGCGGACCTGCCGAACGGCTGGGGCACCATCACGTTTGAGAACGAGTCCGCCACCGGCGATGTCGGCGATTCGGTGAAACGCTTCGCATCGCTTCAGATCCAGCGAGACCCTTCTGGTATCTGGGTACTTGCCTTCTCACTGCTCGCCCTGGCCGGTCTGCTCACCGCCCTGTTCGTGCCCCGACGGCGGGTGTGGGTCAAAGCAACCCCGTCGGGAAAGCACGTGAACTTCGAGTACGCGGCTCTCGCGCGAGGTGAGGACCCGACCCTCGGCAAGGCCTTGGCTCTCGTGGTCGACCGTCACCTGACTGCGTTGCGAGTACGCACTGAGCCGGTGAACGAAAAGGAGTGAAGATGTTTCCGGAAACCCTTTCTTTGGATTCGGTGTCGGTGCTGCTGGTGTGGACGGCGATCCTCATCTACGCCTTGGCGTTCGTCGCGTACAGCTTCGATATCGCCTTCCGATCCAGCCCGCAGCCCGTTGCTGCACGAGCGACAGTACGTGAGCCGGCACTGGTCGGCGCCGCTGCCGCATCGGCGGCGACGGGTATCCTCGGACTCGAAGAGGCAGCGGCATCCGCTTCTTCGGACTCACCCAAGCGTGCGCGGCCGATGTGGGCGCGCATCGGCACATCGCTGACGTGGCTGGCGTTTGTGTTTCATCTCGGAGCGACCGTGCTGCGGGGAGTCGCTGCAGAGCGAGTGCCGTGGTCCAACATGTACGAATTCGCGTTGACCGGCACGTTGCTCATCACCGCCGTCTACCTGGCGGTGCTGATCCGTTATGACCTCAGGTTCCTGGGAACGTTCATGGTCGGCCTGGTGGTGGTGCTTCTGGGTGGGTCGACCCTCGGATACTACGTCGAGGTCGTACCGCTGATGGACCCGCTGAAGTCTGTCTGGCTGGTGATCCATGTCTTCGTGGCGTCGCTGGCGACGGCGTTCTTCGCACTCGCTTTCGCGATCTCCGTGCTGCAACTGCTGCAGGCTCGCCGGGAGAGGGCGACAGCGCGTCGGGCGAAGGCGGAGAAGAGACCACGGACGTTGCGGATACTTCTGATGATCCCCGGCGCCGAGACACTGGAGACGCTCGCGTACCGCTTCGTGGTGATCGGATTCGCGTTCTGGACGTTCACGCTCATCGCCGGTGCGATCTGGGCGCAGGAGTCATGGGGGCGGTATTGGGGGTTCGACACCAAAGAGGTATGGACCTTCATCATCTGGGTCGTTTACGCGGGTTATCTGCACGCTCGTGCTACTCGCGGTTGGCGAGGCACCCGGTCAGCATGGCTAGCGATCGTCGGATTCCTGACGGTGCTGTTCAACTTCTCGATCGTGAACGTGTTCTTCAAGGGTCTGCACGCGTACTCCGGGCTCAGCTGACGCCGCAGCGGCTGCGCGTGCTCGCGATCACAGGGTCGGACCTGTGATCGACGGCCGGTTGCTGCTAACCGCGCCGGCCCTGGTTCAGCGTGGAGCGCAGTTCTCGGTACTGCTCGATCGTGATGTCGCCTCGGGCGAGCCGTTCGTCGAGGATGCGCCCGGCCGAATCCGGCTCACCCGACGCTGCCGTGTCCGCTCGGCCGGACGAGCGCACAGCAAACACAATCAGAACCACGATTCCGGCAACAATCAGAAGCGTCAGCAGCAGCCCCGGGATCCACATCCACCAGGCGCCGTATCCGTAATCCCACATCATGAGCGATCTCCGATCCGTTCTTTTCGCATGCTACCGCGGTGTCAGGAGCGGACCAGCCGCTTGATAGCGTCGCTGGCTTCCTGGATCTTGGCGTCGCCTTCGGCGCCGCCAGCGCGGGCGGCGTCGACGACGCAGTGTTTCAGGTGATCATCGAGCAGGCCCACCGCGACGACCTGCAGGGCGCTTGTGAGGGCGCTGATCTGGGTGAGGATGTCGATGCAGTACTTCTCGTCATCGATCATCTTGTGAATGCCGCGAGCCTGTCCCTCGATCCGTTTCATCCGGTTGAGGTACTTGTCCTTGTCGGTGATGTAACCGTGGGTGTGCTCGCCGCTGTGGGGGGCTGTGGTGGTCATGTCGTTACCTTCTGGTTCAGCGGTTCAGGATTGTCCGGGTGCTGTTCTCCGGGCTCAGGTCGAGACGGCGCAGCAGTTGGGCGTTGAGCGCGACGACGATGGTGGACAGTGACATCAGGATCGCACCGACCGACATCGGCAGCACGAATCCGACGGGGGCGAGTACCCCCGCGGCAAGCGGGACCGAGATGAGGTTGTAACCGCCGGCCCACCACAGGTTCTGCTTCATCTTCCGGTAGCTGGCCCGGGACAGCTCGATCACCGACAGCACGGAGCGGGGGTCGGAGCTTGCCAGGATGACGCCCGCGGAAGCGATCGCGACATCCGTGCCGGCACCGATGGCGATGCCGACATCCGCTTGCGCGAGGGCGGGGGCGTCGTTGACACCGTCGCCGACCATCGCGACCTTGATCCCCTCTCGCTGCAGCTCGGCGACTTTGGCGGCTTTATCTTCAGGACGCACCCCGGCGAGGACCCGGTCGATGCCGAGGTCGGTTCCGACCGCGTTGGCAACGGCTTCGGCGTCGCCGGTGATCATGACGACCTGCACGCCGAGCTTGTGGAGCGCGTCGACAGCCTCACGCGACTCCGGACGGATCTCATCGGCAAGCGCGAGCCCGCCGATGACGACGCCATCTTGAACGACGTGCAGGATGATCGCGCCGTCCGTGCGCCATCGCCCGGCGGCTTCCACCTCCCCAGCGCCCATCTCATCGAGCAGGTACGGCCCACCGACGCGGACCTCCTGTCCTTCGACCGTCGCGGTCACACCCACCGCGGGGGAGGATGAGAAGTTGGTGGCGGGGGGGACGGTGAGGCCGCGTTCGGTCGCGGCACGGACGATGGCCTTGGCCAGCGGGTGCTCACTGTCGGCTTCTGCCGCGGCCGCCAGGCCGAGCACGGCGTCCTCGTCGAGAGGACCGATGGTTTCGATGCCGGTGACGGTCGGTTCGCCCTTGGTGAGGGTGCCCGTCTTGTCGAACAGGACGGCGTCGATGTTGCGCATGCTCTCGAGCGCGAGCCGGTCCTTGATCAGCACACCACCGCGGGCGGCGCGTTCGGTGGCGATGGAGACCACGAGCGGGATGGCCAGTCCGAGGGCATGAGGGCAGGCGATGACCAGGACGGTGATGGCGCGGATGACCGCAGCATCGGGATTGCCGACGAGCGTCCACACCATCGCGGTGATCGCGGCGGCGGCCAGCGCGAACCAGAACAGCCAGCCGGCGGCGCGGTCGGCGATGCGTTGCGCCCGGGAGGTGGAATTCTGGGCGTCAGCGACCAGCCGCTGGATCCCCGCGAGGGTGGTGTCATCGCCGATCGCGGTGACCTCCACCCGGAGACCTGAATCGGTGGCGACGGTCCCAGCGGTGACCGGGTCGCCCACGCTACGGGCGACCGGTCGGGACTCCCCGGTGACCATGGACTCGTCCATGTCCGCGCGGCCATCGACGACGCGACCGTCAGCAGGCACGTTGCCGCCAGGCCGAACCACCACAACATCCCCGACCCGCAACTGGTCGGGGGCGACCTTGACGATCAGGTCCCCCTCGACCCGTTCCGCCTCATCAGGTAGCAGCGCCGCCAGAGAGTCCAGCGCTGAGGTGGTCTGCGCGAGGGAGCGCATTTCCACCCAGTGCCCCAGCAGCATGATCACGATCAGCAGCGCCAGCTCCCACCAGAACTCCAACTCGTGGTCCAGCAGACCCAGGCTCGCACCCCACGAAGCGATGAACGCGACCGTGATCGCGAGCCCGATCAGCATCATCATCCCCGGCTTGCGGGCACGCAATTCGCTGATCGCGCCGGTCAGGAACGGCCACCCGCCCCAGACGTACATGACCGTGCCGAGCACCGGGGCGATGAGGTTCGCGCCGGGAAAGTCCGGGATCTCGTATCCAAACAGCATGGCGAACATGCTGGAGAACCCGACGACCGGAACCGCGAGGATCAGGTTGATCCAGAACAGCTTGCGGAACTGGGCGACGTGGTCGGCGCCATGCCCCGCGTGACCGCCGTGGTCCCCATGCCCGCCGTGGCCTGCGTGCTCATCCGCGCCGGAGTCGGCGGTATGCATCGGATGCGCGTGAGCGTGGTCGTGAGTGGCGGGGTCGTCAGGCGAGGTGACGGTGTCGGTGGCGTGGTGCTGGTGCCCGCGGGTTGCCTCAGTGTGGCCGGCGTGCGGGTCGGTGTCCGCGAGGTCAGCCGTGTGCTCGTGCGCGTGCGGGTCGGTCATCGAAGTTCCTTACCTCAGGCGCTCTGCAACGCGCGGTCGGGGGCGGCGCGGTGTCGGCCCGTCGGGGTGGTGTAGGAGTGGAAGCGGCGCAGGCGGAGGCTGTTGCCGACCACGAACACGCTGGAGAACGCCATCGCGGCGCCGGCGAGCATCGGGTTCAGCAGCCCGAACGCGGCCAGCGGGATCGCGGCGGTGTTGTAGGCGAACGCCCAGAACAGGTTTCCCTTGATGGTGCCGAGGGTGCGGCGTGCGAGGCGGATGGCGTCAGCGGCGGCGCGCAGGTCGCCGCGCACCAGGGTGATGTCGGAGGCTTCGATCGCGACGTCGGTGCCGGTGCCCATCGCCATGCCCAGGTCCGCCTGGGCGAGGGCTGCGGCGTCGTTGACCCCGTCGCCGACCATCGCCACCACCTTCCCGTCGGCTTGCAGGCCGGTGACCACGTCGACCTTGTCAGCGGGGAGGACATCGGCGATCACCTGGTCGATGCCGACCTGGGCGGCGATGTGGGCGGCGACGGTGGCGTTGTCGCCGGTGAGCAGGATCGGGGTGAGTCCCAGCTGCCGAAACTGGGTGATCGCGTGGGCGCTGGTCGGTTTGACCTGATCGGCGACAACCAGCACACCGCGCGCGGCGCCGTCCCAGCCGACCAGCACGGCGGTCTGCCCATGGGCTTCCGCGGCGGTCTTCGCGGCGATGAAGGTGTCGCCGGGGTGGATGGCCCAGTCCTCGAGGAGGCTGGTGCGGCCGACGAGTACCGCGTGTCCGTCGACGATGCCGGTGACGCCTCGTCCTTCGATGTTCTGGAACGACTCCACCGCAGACAGCGGCCCGGTCTGCTGGGTTGCGGCCTTGGCGATGGCCTGAGCGATGGGGTGCTCGGAGGCGTCCTCCACCGCGCCCGCCAGCCGCAGCACGTCCTCGCGGGTTTCGCCTGTGGCGGGGATCACGTCGAGGACGGTCATCTTCCCGGTGGTGACGGTGCCGGTCTTGTCCAGCACGATGGTGTCGACTCGGCGGGTGGATTCGAGGATCTCCGGTCCCTTGATCAGGATGCCCATCTGGGCGCCGCGGCCGGTGCCGACCAGCAGCGCGGTCGGGGTCGCGAGCCCGAGGGCGCACGGGCAGGCGATGATGAGCACCGCGACCGCGGCAGTGAACGCGGCGCTGAGGGGGAACCCGGCCCCGATCCATGCGCCGAGGGTGGCGACCGCGATCCCGATCACGATCGGGACGAACACCCCGGAGATCCGGTCCGCGAGCCGCTGCACCTCCGCTTTCCCGGACTGGGCGTCTTCGACCAGCTGCGCCATCTGCGCGAGCTGGGTGTCAGATCCGATCCGGGTGGCGCGGACGATCAGCCGCCCGCCGGCGTTGACGGTGGCGCCGGTGACGGTGTCACCCTCCGAGACCTCGACCGGGACGGATTCGCCGGTGAGCATCGACTGGTCCACCGCGGAGGAGCCGGAGGTGATGACGCCGTCGGTGGCGATCTTCTCTCCAGGGCGGACGATGAACTCGTCACCGACGCGGAGCTCCGCGGTCGGGATGCGGGTCTCGATCCCGTCGCGGAGCACGGCGACGTCTTTCGCGCCGAGCTGGAGCAGCGCCCGCAACGCGGCGCCGGCCTGTCGTTTCGCGCGCTTCTCGAAGTACCGGCCGGCCAGGACGAACATGGTCACCCCGGCGGCGACCTCGAGGTAGATGTTCCCGGCGCCGTCGCTGGGCGCGATCGTCAGGGTGAACGGGTGCGTCATCCCCGGGGTTCCGGCGGTGCCGAAGAACAGGGCGTATACCGACCACAGCAACGCCGCGGAGGTGCCGACGCTGATCAGGGTGTCCATCGTCGCCGCACCGTGGCGCAGGTTCATCCACGCGGCACGGTGGAACGGCCACGCCCCCCACACCACCACCGGGGCGGCGAGGACAAGAGACAGCCACTGCCAGTACGGGAACTGCAGGGCGGGGATCATCGCGAGCAGGATCACCGGCACC
This DNA window, taken from Microbacterium invictum, encodes the following:
- a CDS encoding type II glyceraldehyde-3-phosphate dehydrogenase, which codes for MSTIRVAINGYGVIGKRVADAVRQQEDMQLVGVADIAADWRIWPAIEKGIAVYATAPDRLAVMKETGLAPAGLLDDLLDQVDVVVDCTPKHVAAENVKTYRTRGVKFLVQGGEKHAVTGHSFVAESSYAGAVGRDATRVVSCNTTSIVRTLTALKTAGLLRRARGTLLRRATDPWESERGGIMNTIVPEPRIPSHQGPDARSVDPDLDVVTMAVKVPTTIAHLHYWSVQLTRPAAKQEVVAAFRASNRIALINTADGLTATNVVKELMGDLGRPRDSLYEVAVWEDMLTVQGDELFYAYMVDNQAIVIPDNIDAIRALTGQVPDANESISRTDTALGLGAGFR
- a CDS encoding TlpA family protein disulfide reductase — protein: MTRQDLVRLGASKQSATRRPAWPKGRLGVLIGAAVLALTLSSCSAGGGLEAAQAGSAGTQEFVSGDLRVHEIPPAERREPVRFAGVTERGDAVSSDDFVDQVLVVNFWYAACGPCIVEAPLLEEVWQTHQGNDVAFLGVNIYDQPSTAESFAADNGVSYPSVIDIVDKSVSQAFAAVTPIQATPTTLVLDRQGRVAARIIGELQSASILSALVADALQETT
- a CDS encoding cytochrome c biogenesis CcdA family protein, which produces MNIGALIADGALWIAVPLAVLAGLVSFASPCILPLVPGYLGYLGGAVTPQQERISATVDPASPHRPENGPRGTAVAVEDAVVTRSRLLPGVLLFIAGFTAVFITVNVIGSFFGSFFLEYADVLARIMGVFVIALGLAFLGFFRFTQHTVRPQLRQRMGVLGAPLLGIALGIGWTPCIGPTLAAIFAVSWNLGDPARAAVLGLAYSLGLGIPFVLLALGFGWATRSVAFVRRHIRAVHTFGGAMLILLGLLMVTGLWTALMSQLQGVFLSVPLPI
- the resB gene encoding cytochrome c biogenesis protein ResB, producing the protein MSRSPSDLHDRDTAPLRPGDHADAVDVFPQITQPSLGPIGWLRWAWRQLASMRTALVLLLLLAIAAVPGSLFPQRSADPNGVIQWRTDNPDAFPTVDALGLFDVYTSPWFSAIYLLLFTSLIGCIIPRTLHHAKALRGTPPRTPVRLSRLAHHDSRQLTIDDAGRAEQAAGEAIGAAAKQLRRNGYRVARYDTGRTYSVSAERGYLRETGNLVFHASLVGVLVAVGVGGGFGYTGQRVIVEGTTFLNALGDYSSFNPGRFVDGSDLTPYAVTLDDFQVRYQAAGEPGAGQAGDFVADLSVRAPDGTNQQQQVRVNHPLRIGDDNIFLLGNGYAPTITIRNPDGETVYRESQPFLPQDATMTSLGVVKVADGLPEQIGLIGFLYPTQQELTSGAYTSVFPDLIYPVVTFNVFVGSLGIDDGTPRSVYTLEVGEMTQLTGGDTGVDSIELRPGETADLPNGWGTITFENESATGDVGDSVKRFASLQIQRDPSGIWVLAFSLLALAGLLTALFVPRRRVWVKATPSGKHVNFEYAALARGEDPTLGKALALVVDRHLTALRVRTEPVNEKE
- the ccsB gene encoding c-type cytochrome biogenesis protein CcsB gives rise to the protein MFPETLSLDSVSVLLVWTAILIYALAFVAYSFDIAFRSSPQPVAARATVREPALVGAAAASAATGILGLEEAAASASSDSPKRARPMWARIGTSLTWLAFVFHLGATVLRGVAAERVPWSNMYEFALTGTLLITAVYLAVLIRYDLRFLGTFMVGLVVVLLGGSTLGYYVEVVPLMDPLKSVWLVIHVFVASLATAFFALAFAISVLQLLQARRERATARRAKAEKRPRTLRILLMIPGAETLETLAYRFVVIGFAFWTFTLIAGAIWAQESWGRYWGFDTKEVWTFIIWVVYAGYLHARATRGWRGTRSAWLAIVGFLTVLFNFSIVNVFFKGLHAYSGLS
- a CDS encoding SHOCT domain-containing protein — its product is MMWDYGYGAWWMWIPGLLLTLLIVAGIVVLIVFAVRSSGRADTAASGEPDSAGRILDERLARGDITIEQYRELRSTLNQGRRG
- a CDS encoding metal-sensitive transcriptional regulator gives rise to the protein MTTTAPHSGEHTHGYITDKDKYLNRMKRIEGQARGIHKMIDDEKYCIDILTQISALTSALQVVAVGLLDDHLKHCVVDAARAGGAEGDAKIQEASDAIKRLVRS
- a CDS encoding heavy metal translocating P-type ATPase translates to MTDPHAHEHTADLADTDPHAGHTEATRGHQHHATDTVTSPDDPATHDHAHAHPMHTADSGADEHAGHGGHGDHGGHAGHGADHVAQFRKLFWINLILAVPVVGFSSMFAMLFGYEIPDFPGANLIAPVLGTVMYVWGGWPFLTGAISELRARKPGMMMLIGLAITVAFIASWGASLGLLDHELEFWWELALLIVIMLLGHWVEMRSLAQTTSALDSLAALLPDEAERVEGDLIVKVAPDQLRVGDVVVVRPGGNVPADGRVVDGRADMDESMVTGESRPVARSVGDPVTAGTVATDSGLRVEVTAIGDDTTLAGIQRLVADAQNSTSRAQRIADRAAGWLFWFALAAAAITAMVWTLVGNPDAAVIRAITVLVIACPHALGLAIPLVVSIATERAARGGVLIKDRLALESMRNIDAVLFDKTGTLTKGEPTVTGIETIGPLDEDAVLGLAAAAEADSEHPLAKAIVRAATERGLTVPPATNFSSSPAVGVTATVEGQEVRVGGPYLLDEMGAGEVEAAGRWRTDGAIILHVVQDGVVIGGLALADEIRPESREAVDALHKLGVQVVMITGDAEAVANAVGTDLGIDRVLAGVRPEDKAAKVAELQREGIKVAMVGDGVNDAPALAQADVGIAIGAGTDVAIASAGVILASSDPRSVLSVIELSRASYRKMKQNLWWAGGYNLISVPLAAGVLAPVGFVLPMSVGAILMSLSTIVVALNAQLLRRLDLSPENSTRTILNR
- a CDS encoding heavy metal translocating P-type ATPase: MTTMDTGQARIELAIGGMTCASCAMRIEKKLNKLDGVTATVNYATEKAQVTAPATLDPATLITEVENTGYTAVLPTPPTDDTSTEDEPGEDSELRSLRHRLIGSVVLSVPVILLAMIPALQFPYWQWLSLVLAAPVVVWGAWPFHRAAWMNLRHGAATMDTLISVGTSAALLWSVYALFFGTAGTPGMTHPFTLTIAPSDGAGNIYLEVAAGVTMFVLAGRYFEKRAKRQAGAALRALLQLGAKDVAVLRDGIETRIPTAELRVGDEFIVRPGEKIATDGVITSGSSAVDQSMLTGESVPVEVSEGDTVTGATVNAGGRLIVRATRIGSDTQLAQMAQLVEDAQSGKAEVQRLADRISGVFVPIVIGIAVATLGAWIGAGFPLSAAFTAAVAVLIIACPCALGLATPTALLVGTGRGAQMGILIKGPEILESTRRVDTIVLDKTGTVTTGKMTVLDVIPATGETREDVLRLAGAVEDASEHPIAQAIAKAATQQTGPLSAVESFQNIEGRGVTGIVDGHAVLVGRTSLLEDWAIHPGDTFIAAKTAAEAHGQTAVLVGWDGAARGVLVVADQVKPTSAHAITQFRQLGLTPILLTGDNATVAAHIAAQVGIDQVIADVLPADKVDVVTGLQADGKVVAMVGDGVNDAAALAQADLGMAMGTGTDVAIEASDITLVRGDLRAAADAIRLARRTLGTIKGNLFWAFAYNTAAIPLAAFGLLNPMLAGAAMAFSSVFVVGNSLRLRRFHSYTTPTGRHRAAPDRALQSA